In Melospiza melodia melodia isolate bMelMel2 chromosome 30, bMelMel2.pri, whole genome shotgun sequence, a single window of DNA contains:
- the CBX1 gene encoding chromobox protein homolog 1 encodes MGKKQNKKKVEEVLEEEEEEYVVEKVLDRRVVKGKVEYLLKWKGFSDEDNTWEPEENLDCPDLIAEFLQSQKTAHESEKSEGSKRKAESDTEDKGEESKPKKKKEESEKPRGFARGFEPERIIGATDSSGELMFLMKWKNSDEADLVPAKEANIKCPQVVISFYEERLTWHSYPSEDDDKKEDKN; translated from the exons ATGGGAAAGAAGCAGAACAAGAAGAAGGTGGAGGaggtgctggaggaggaggaggaggagtacgTGGTGGAGAAGGTGCTGGACCGGCGCGTGGTCAAGGGCAAGGTGGAATACCTGCTCAAGTGGAAGGGCTTCTCCGA CGAGGACAACACGTGGGAGCCCGAGGAGAACCTGGACTGCCCGGATCTGATCGCCGAGTTCCTGCAGTCGCAGAAAACCGCGCACGAGAGCGAGAAATCCGAGGGCAGCAAGCGCAAGGCCGAGTCCGACACGGAGGACAAGGGCGAGGAGAGCAAaccaaagaagaagaaggaggag tCGGAGAAACCGCGCGGCTTCGCCCGGGGCTTCGAGCCGGAGCGGATCATCGGGGCCACGGACTCCAGCGGGGAGCTGATGTTCCTGATGAAGTG GAAGAACTCTGACGAGGCCGACCTGGTGCCCGCCAAGGAGGCCAACATCAAGTGCCCGCAGGTGGTGATCTCGTTCTACGAGGAGAGGTTGACATGGCACTCGTACCCCTCAGAGGACGATGACAAGAAGGAGGACAAGAACTAA